The following are from one region of the Fibrobacter sp. genome:
- a CDS encoding DUF58 domain-containing protein, whose product MPAGHSAFALMFFSMVAGLVPGFWAAWIFCGLDFLLFLSLFPSLFMTCRKNRFEAGAIEVSPVVEGETATVQVQVTAKNRIDAVSLSCFRMDASLASEESPYVLMNQGESVMLQCKVRTKKRGAYTVGKVSLLIPEIMGMLRYSAKAGSAELLVYPKPVKISAFDFLTWGSSGMVFAPLLTSGFARGLDFSGVREYQEGDALRDLHHKAFARYGRPFTKEFEAERGAGIVMVLDVRGNTLQELSLQENLIRLAAGVGAWFMERGILGRFFINDEEISLNASDGGDSLFAALARIPAASPFKKSGPATEGAWSPAARPMGPVLRLGLHREENPLVHKQVLVCGGKVPTAAGDDTLMVHCSLLKDKISLTRQEDLLP is encoded by the coding sequence ATGCCCGCCGGTCACAGCGCCTTTGCGCTGATGTTTTTCTCTATGGTGGCGGGACTCGTGCCCGGCTTCTGGGCCGCCTGGATTTTCTGCGGCTTGGATTTTCTGTTGTTCCTGTCGCTGTTCCCCTCCCTTTTTATGACCTGCCGAAAGAACCGCTTTGAAGCGGGGGCTATAGAAGTTTCTCCTGTTGTGGAAGGCGAAACGGCAACGGTCCAGGTGCAGGTGACTGCAAAAAACCGGATAGACGCGGTATCCCTTTCCTGTTTCCGCATGGATGCCAGTCTTGCAAGCGAAGAATCGCCCTATGTGCTTATGAATCAGGGCGAATCGGTAATGCTCCAGTGCAAGGTCAGAACCAAGAAGCGTGGAGCCTATACGGTAGGGAAGGTGTCTCTCTTGATTCCCGAAATCATGGGCATGTTGCGGTATAGTGCCAAGGCGGGATCCGCGGAACTTCTGGTTTACCCGAAGCCCGTGAAAATATCGGCTTTCGATTTTTTGACCTGGGGCAGCAGCGGTATGGTCTTTGCGCCCCTGCTGACCAGCGGCTTTGCTCGCGGGCTGGATTTTTCGGGAGTGCGGGAATACCAGGAAGGGGATGCCCTGCGGGATTTGCACCACAAGGCCTTTGCCCGCTACGGAAGGCCCTTTACCAAGGAATTTGAGGCGGAACGTGGAGCCGGAATCGTGATGGTGCTGGATGTGCGAGGAAACACCCTGCAGGAACTCTCCCTGCAAGAGAATCTTATACGCCTTGCGGCAGGTGTAGGCGCCTGGTTCATGGAACGAGGAATTCTTGGGCGGTTCTTCATAAACGACGAAGAAATATCCCTGAACGCGAGCGATGGTGGCGACAGCCTTTTTGCCGCCCTCGCCCGGATTCCGGCGGCAAGCCCTTTCAAAAAGAGCGGGCCTGCAACAGAGGGCGCCTGGTCTCCGGCGGCAAGGCCCATGGGGCCGGTGCTACGTCTCGGGCTCCATCGGGAAGAAAATCCGCTGGTCCACAAGCAGGTCCTTGTCTGTGGCGGAAAAGTCCCGACGGCAGCGGGTGACGACACCCTGATGGTTCATTGCTCCCTCTTGAAGGATAAAATTTCCCTGACTAGGCAGGAGGATTTGCTCCCATGA